The following are from one region of the Aspergillus luchuensis IFO 4308 DNA, chromosome 4, nearly complete sequence genome:
- the chsB gene encoding chitin synthase class II (CAZy:GT2_Chitin_synth;~COG:M;~EggNog:ENOG410PF8Q;~InterPro:IPR029044,IPR004835,IPR004834,IPR013616;~PFAM:PF01644,PF08407;~TransMembrane:7 (o664-683i703-723o743-761i773-796o816-839i944-964o976-1005i);~go_function: GO:0004100 - chitin synthase activity [Evidence IEA];~go_function: GO:0016758 - transferase activity, transferring hexosyl groups [Evidence IEA];~go_process: GO:0006031 - chitin biosynthetic process [Evidence IEA]), whose amino-acid sequence MNNSSRMYVPAHNQEEEPPAYDTYGDPYYTEHDSPPAASRAHGATMRLLPTSTIVESDLSADTGVSSEYHYGDPFVDDGESERQRYYPYEPTESPSRPVSSLGNVPTIPPPAASTVDVPHYTSRPGSPTRPWSPNRVGNWARPPAPPSVASSQYERADLNGSPRPGTPSSRYGGSPRRPLPPAPLFSAPGGHDANIPINDAGDDDVFGGGGRTIDPRADNRASMQSFMSESTIITDEKDAMSKVDLDDEMEETDEMVDPNIHYGPAPEKQSRRGVREAQMSTKEVQLINGELILECKIPTILHSFLPRRDDREFTHMRYTAVTCDPDDFTQRGYKLRQQIGTTMRETELLICITMYNEDEIGFTRTMHGVMQNITHLCSRSKSRTWGKDGWKKIVVCIIADGRKKVHPRTLNALAALGVYQEGIAKNVVNQKQVNAHVYEYTTQVSLDPDLKFKGAEKGIMPCQVLFCLKEHNKKKLNSHRWFFNAFGRALQPNICILLDVGTKPAPTALYHLWKAFDQNSNVAGAAGEIKAGKGKGMLGLLNPLVASQNFEYKMSNILDKPLESVFGYITVLPGALSAYRFFALQNDAEGNGPLNQYFKGETLHGQDADVFTANMYLAEDRILCWELVAKREERWVLKFVKSAVGETDVPDSIPEFISQRRRWLNGAFFAAVYSIVNAKQLWKTDHSLPRKILLQIEGAYQFMQLIFTYFGLANFYLVFYFIAGSLTDDKIDPFGHHIGKYIFVILRYACILVMCLQFIISMGNRPQGAKKLYLSGIIVYSIIMFYTIFCTMYLVVIEILARVGVDTDLEVSDGLFVNIVMSLLSTVGLYFYASFLYLDPWHMFTSSAAYFIMLPSYICTLQVYAFCNTHDVSWGTKGDNVLNMDLGAARVINGTTVQIEMPSEQLDIDSGYDAALRNLRDRVEVPETPITESQMQEDYYRAVRTYMVSIWMVANVVLAMAISEVYGPDAGGTNVYLAIILWSVVVLALIRVIGSTTYAILLVVQKIVEGKTKFDAGNLANMSHVSGSSGGRSSTALKYGGGVSFKDKFAEAKWSAKRVAGKTMFWRK is encoded by the exons ATGAACAACTCGTCGCGGATGTATGTGCCGGCGCATAaccaggaagaggagccgcCGGCATATGATACGTACGGAGACCCATACTACACCGAACATGATTCTCCTCCGGCAGCATCCCGTGCGCATGGAGCTACTATGCGATTGCTGCCCACCAGCACAATTGTAGAAAGTGATTTGAGTGCCGACACGGGAGTTAGCTCAGAGTACCACTATGGGGATCCTTTTGTCGATGACggaga AAGTGAACGCCAGCGATACTATCCCTATGAGCCAACCGAGTCTCCTTCCCGGCCTGTATCGAGTCTGGGAAACGTACCAACCATTCCcccgccagcagcatcaacggTAGATGTCCCACACTATACCTCTCGTCCGGGCTCTCCCACACGGCCTTGGTCGCCTAACCGTGTCGGGAACTGGGCTAGACCTCCAGCTCCCCCATCGGTCGCAAGCTCGCAATACGAACGTGCAGATCTGAATGGTAGTCCACGACCGGGCACTCCCAGTTCAAGATATGGGGGAAGCCCTCGCCGTCCATTGCCCCCAGCACCACTTTTCTCCGCCCCTGGTGGACACGATGCAAACATCCCGATTAATGACGCGGGCGACGATGATGTcttcggtggaggtgggcGAACAATCGACCCTAGAGCCGACAATCGAGCCAGCATGCAGTCTTTTATGAGCGAGTCTACAATTATCacagatgagaaggatgccATGTCGAAAGTTGACTTGGACGATGAAATGGAAGAAACAGATGAGATGGTCGACCCGAACATACATTATGGTCCAGCCCCCGAGAAGCAGAGCCGCCGAGGTGTTCGCGAGGCTCAGATGTCCACCAAGGAAGTCCAGCTGATTAACGGTGAACTGATCTTGGAGTGCAAGATCCCAACTATCCTGCACTCTTTCTTGCCTCGTCGTGATGACCGAGAATTCACCCATATGCGGTACACTGCAGTGACCTGTGACCCCGACGACTTCACGCAGCGAGGTTACAAGCTGCGCCAACAGATTGGCACCACTATGCGTGAGACCGAGCTGTTGATTTGTATCACGATGTATAACGAGGATGAGATTGGCTTCACTCGGACTATGCATGGTGTGATGCAGAATATTACCCATCTCTGCTCGCGATCCAAGTCCCGTACTTGGGGTAAGGATGGTTGGAAGAAGATTGTGGTTTGTATCATTGCCGACGGTCGTAAGAAGGTGCATCCGCGGACCCTCAATGCTTTGGCGGCTTTGGGTGTGTACCAGGAAGGTATCGCCAAGAACGTCGTCAACCAGAAGCAGGTCAACGCACACGTCTACGAATACACGACGCAAGTGTCGCTCGATCCCGACCTAAAGTTCAAGGGTGCTGAGAAGGGCATCATGCCGTGCCAGGTGCTCTTCTGTTTGAAAGAACAcaacaaaaagaaattgaacTCGCACCGCTGGTTCTTCAACGCTTTTGGCCGAGCACTACAGCCGAACATTTGCATCCTGCTCGATGTGGGTACCAAGCCTGCGCCTACCGCACTCTACCACCTCTGGAAAGCGTTCGACCAAAATTCGAACGTCGCTGGAGCGGCTGGTGAAATCAAGGCCGGTAAAGGCAAGGGTATGCTCGGTCTTTTGAACCCTCTGGTTGCCAGTCAAAACTTCGAGTACAAGATGTCCAACATTTTGGACAAGCCGCTGGAATCTGTCTTCGGATATATTACTGTGCTTCCCGGAGCTCTCAGTGCATATCGGTTCTTCGCATTGCAGAACGACGCGGAGGGTAATGGCCCCCTGAATCAGTATTTTAAGGGAGAAACACTACATGGACAAGATGCAGATGTGTTCACTGCCAACATGTACCTGGCAGAAGATCGTATTCTCTGCTGGGAGTTGGTTGCCAAGAGGGAAGAGCGCTGGGTCTTGAAGTTCGTGAAGAGTGCTGTTGGTGAAACCGACGTGCCAG ATTCCATTCCCGAGTTCATCTCACAGAGAAGACGTTGGTTGAACGGTGCCTTCTTCGCGGCCGTGTACTCTATCGTCAATGCCAAGCAACTTTGGAAAACGGACCACTCGCTACCCCGGAAGATTCTCCTCCAGATCGAGGGTGCCTATCAATTCATGCAGTTGATCTTCACGTACTTTGGCTTG GCAAACTTCTACCTGGTATTCTACTTCATCGCTGGCTCGCTTACCGACGACAAAATCGATCCATTTGGTCACCATATCGGCAAATACATATTCGTGATTTTGAGATACGCCTGTATTCTGGTCATGTGTCTGCAGTTCATCATTTCAATGGGTAATCGACCGCAAGG TGCCAAAAAGCTTTACTTGTCCGGCATCATCGTCTACTCAATCATCATGTTCTACACGATCTTCTGCACCATGTACCTGGTGGTGATCGAAATTCTAGCGCGAGTGGGCGTTGATACTGATCTCGAAGTGAGCGACGGCCTCTTCGTCAATATCGTCATGTCCCTCTTGTCAACAGTGGGCTTATACTTCTACGCCTCCTTCCTCTACCTCGACCCCTGGCACATGTTcacctcctcagcagcctaCTTCATCATGTTACCCAGCTATATTTGCACCCTTCAAGTTTACGCCTTCTGCAACACGCACGATGTCTCCTGGGGAACAAAAGGTGACAACGTCCTGAACATGGATCTGGGAGCGGCGCGCGTCATCAACGGCACCACAGTCCAAATCGAAATGCCCTCCGAACAACTCGACATCGACAGCGGCTACGACGCCGCGCTCCGCAACCTCCGCGACCGCGTCGAAGTCCCCGAGACCCCCATCACCGAGAGCCAAATGCAAGAAGACTACTACCGCGCCGTCCGCACATACATGGTCTCCATCTGGATGGTAGCCAACGTCGTTCTGGCCATGGCCATCTCCGAAGTCTACGGTCCCGACGCCGGCGGTACAAACGTCTacctcgccatcatcctgtGGTCCGTGGTAGTGTTGGCCCTTATTCGTGTCATTGGATCCACTACGTATGCGATCTTGCTCGTCGTGCAGAAGATCGTCGAGGGCAAGACCAAATTCGATGCAGGCAATTTGGCCAATATGAGCCACGTTTCTGGCTCCAGCGGTGGGAGGAGTAGTACTGCGCTGAAGTATGGTGGCGGAGTCAGCTTCAAAGATAAATTTGCTGAGGCAAAATGGTCTGCGAAGAGAGTGGCAGGTAAGACTATGTTTTGGAGGAAGTGA
- a CDS encoding DUF1774 domain-containing protein (COG:S;~EggNog:ENOG410PIIJ;~InterPro:IPR013920;~PFAM:PF08611;~TransMembrane:7 (i21-40o60-86i98-119o152-174i186-204o210-229i236-255o)) → MSTYNPFARRESHDRFSLGTYRVLVPLSWLLVVVVGIYYSSHAPDVKHGHTIWKQANKHITPFSLSTVISGVYWIITLLSQIGFVYHLFSNDAVTATAAANVGSHFILNNLFIFAWILLWTRNHFWGSEIILIAHFLNQKTTYWRHRTLPPLAHFAAVAAPYAWTLITLFWNGAVAVNSNSLPARIVANVFIWVLFALGSTHILSTQDDILGYSLSLLTLALAVKQFGVKIISLQWIFAIVIFAVFFAESLYISLTKYSGRNIFFRRAGQPAPVTDREREPLLNDSTQPAQTA, encoded by the exons ATGTCGACCT ATAATCCATTCGCTAGGCGAGAGTCGCACGACCGGTTCTCACTTGGAACCTATCGCGTCCTCGTTCCCTTGTCGTGGCTACTCGTCGTGGTCGTCGGCATCTACTACTCCTCTCATGCCCCTGATGTCAAGCACGGCCATACTATCTGGAAGCAAGCCAACAAGCACATTACTCCGTTTAGCTTGAGCACGGTTATATCTGGTGTCTACTG GATCATAACACTCCTTTCTCAGATCGGCTTTGTCTACCATCTTTTCTCCAACGACGCGGTGAcggccaccgccgccgccaatgTAGGGTCACACTTCATCCTGAACAACCTGTTCATCTTTGCCTGGATTCTTCTATGGACTCGCAACCATTTCTGGGGATCAGAGATTATCCTGATCGCGCACTTCCTGAACCAAAAGACGACCTACTGGCGGCATCGTACACTGCCACCTCTGGCGCATTTTGCCGCCGTCGCAGCGCCTTATGCCTGGACTCTGATCACGCTCTTCTGGAACGGAGCCGTTGCCgtgaacagcaacagcctGCCAGCGAGGATCGTTGCTAATGTGTTCATCTGGGTGCTATTCGCATTGGGTTCCACACACATCCTGTCTACCCAGGATGACATTCTGGGTTACAGCCTGAGTCTCTTGACGCTGG CATTGGCCGTCAAGCAGTTCGGCGTCAAGATCATCTCCCTGCAGTGGATCTTTGCCATTGTTATCTTTgccgtcttcttcgccgagTCTCTCTATATCTCCTTGACGAAGTACTCTGGGCGCAACATCTTCTTCCGTAGGGCTGGACAGCCGGCGCCGGTGACCGATCGCGAGAGGGAGCCGTTGCTCAACGATTCGacccagccagcccaaaCTGCCTAA
- a CDS encoding inositol monophosphatase family protein (COG:F,P;~EggNog:ENOG410PVMK;~InterPro:IPR000760;~PFAM:PF00459;~go_process: GO:0046855 - inositol phosphate dephosphorylation [Evidence IEA]): protein MGSTNPYAKELQIACLTVQRATLLTKKLLEAVDKGSFDKNDATPVTIADFAAQALIIAAIHRAFPDDEFVGEESSDALRSDPALLDRTWELVSSTRLSDEESDALLYAPSSKEEMLDLIDLGAQGNCSKQSRAWVLDPVDGTATFIQGQQYAVCLSLVENGYQKVGVLGCPNMNLETGRLHENIVDRDGYGHQVFAVAGQGAFIRQMGTGALLPSRKIEPKAQITDPKDIDFVDCVSATSSDRNMHARLASHLGAPWPASTDLWAAQLRYIAIAVGGCNVMIKIPRNPSYRSKIWDHSGGMLIAEELGCTVSDLAGNPVDCSLGRTLSGCYGMIVAPSSIHSRLVEAVKQIM, encoded by the coding sequence ATGGGATCCACCAACCCCTACGCAAAGGAACTTCAGATCGCCTGTCTCACAGTCCAGAGAGCCACGCTCCTGACGAAAAAGCTATTGGAAGCTGTGGACAAGGGGTCTTTCGACAAGAATGACGCCACCCCAGTGACAATTGCTGATTTTGCTGCACAGGCATTGATCATCGCTGCCATTCACCGTGCATTCCCCGACGATGAGTTTGTCGGCGAAGAGAGCTCAGATGCTCTTCGATCCGATCCTGCTCTCCTTGACAGGACTTGGGAGCTGGTCTCCTCTACGCGCCTGTCGGACGAGGAAAGCGATGCGCTACTCTACGCCCCGAGCAGCAAGGAGGAAAtgcttgatttgattgaCCTCGGTGCTCAAGGCAACTGTAGCAAGCAGAGCCGTGCCTGGGTTTTGGACCCCGTTGACGGCACAGCAACCTTCATTCAGGGTCAGCAGTACGCTGTTTGTCTGTCACTGGTGGAAAACGGCTACCAGAAGGTTGGCGTTTTGGGCTGTCCGAATATGAACCTGGAGACGGGTCGCCTACATGAAAACATCGTTGACCGAGATGGCTATGGGCATCAGGTATTCGCTGTTGCCGGACAAGGCGCATTTATTCGGCAAATGGGAACGGGAGCTCTCCTCCCCTCGCGCAAGATCGAGCCAAAGGCGCAGATTACGGATCCTAAAGATATCGATTTTGTGGATTGCGtgtcagcaacatcatccgACAGGAACATGCATGCCCGCCTTGCATCGCATTTAGGTGCACCTTGGCCGGCCTCAACAGATCTCTGGGCCGCGCAGCTGCGATACATCGCCATCGCAGTTGGGGGCTGTAATGTCATGATAAAGATTCCGCGTAACCCTTCTTATCGGTCGAAAATTTGGGATCATTCAGGCGGCATGTTGATTGCCGAAGAACTTGGCTGTACAGTCAGCGATCTGGCGGGTAATCCAGTCGACTGCAGCTTGGGCAGAACTCTGTCTGGTTGCTACGGGATGATCGTTGCACCTTCGTCCATCCACAGCCGGCTCGTGGAGGCAGTGAAACAGATCATGTAA